The following DNA comes from Streptomyces sp. Ag109_O5-10.
AGGCGTCGTTCGGCACGAAGTGGTACTCCTCGCGCACCTGGGCGGTGTAGGCGGCGTACGCGGCGGGCGGCGCGGCGAGGATCGCGAGGTCGGCGTCGCACAGCACCTCGCCGTTGCGGTCGCCGGGGGCCGGGTCGTGGGTGACGGTGAGCCGGACCAGGCGGGCGACCTCGGCGGTCTTCTCCGCGGAGATTCCGGCCTCGGGGAGGGCCCGTTCGGCGAGGCGGGCCGAACGCTCCTCGTTCGTCGACCGGTCCGGCAGGTACACGGCGTCGTGGAACCAGGCGGCGAGCCTGACCAGGTCCGGGTCGTCCGCGTACTCCTCCAGTACGTCGACGCGGTCGAGGACCGCGACGAGGTGGGCGACCGTGTGGTACCGACGCTGGGGCTCCTGCCAGCGGCGGAGCAGTTCCTCGGCGTACCGGTACGGGGAGGGCGCACAGGAGTCGTCGTCCCGCGACGTGAGGAAGGCGCTGAGCCAGCGGGAGCGCAGGTCACTTTCCTGGAGATCGTCCATGCGCCCATTCTCCCGCCCGCCACCGACATCCCCCTAGCGTGGGACACATGACTGCTGCTGACGACACACGCGACCCCCTCCTGCCCGGCCGTCTCCTCACCGTCGAGCGCGACGCGCTGATCCCGCTCCTGCGCTCCCGGCCGGACGCGGACTTCGCGCTGCCGACCACAGCCTGTCCCGGGTGGACGGTGCGGGACGTGCTCGCCCACTGTTCGTCCGCGCTGATCCGGGTGGTGGAGAGCCGCTTCGGGCCCGGGGTGTTCTCGCCCGAGTCGAACGCCAGGGACATCGCCGAGCGCGCCGACTGGTCGAACGCCCGGGTCCTCGACGAGCTGGAGCGCGGGATGACCGAGGCCGGCGACGTGATCGCGGAGCGGGCGGACGGGCGCCTCGACCCGGTCGCCTTCGGCGAATGGGTGCACGCCGGTGACGTCCGCGACACCCTCGGCGAGCCCGGCGCCTACACGGGCGCGGGCCTGCCCCACGCGCTGTCGCTGCTGACCCGGGTGACCCGGGCGCGGGGGCACCTGCGGCTCCAGGCCGACCTGGACGACGTGGACGACCCGCTGCACCTGGGCGAGACCAGCGGGAGCCGGACCCCGGCCCGCTTCATGGGGGACGCGGCGACGCTCGTCCGGCTGTACACCGGGCGGTCGCCGGACGGGACGCCGTACGAGCTGATGGGGGCGGAGGCGGCGGAGCTGAACCTCTACGGCTGAACCTTCGCGGCCGAACCTTCGCGGCCGAACTTCCGCGGCTGAACCTTCGCGGCCGAACTTCCGCGGCTGAACCTCCGCGGCCGAACTTCCGCGGCTGAACCTCCGCGGCTGAACTTCCGCGGCTGAATACGGACCCCGTGTGACGGGGGCGGTCTCGCGGCCGTCCCCGCTCCCCGCGTACCCTGGATTGGACTAGACCTCCGGACTAGACCTCTTGCGGGAGATGTCCGGGGTGCACGGGGAACACCACGGAAGGAGCCCCATGAGCACGCGTGCAGTCCTGGAGGTGATCGCCCTCGACGCCGAGGACGCGGTCGCCGCCCAGGCCGGAGGCGCGGACCGCCTCGAACTGGTCACCGACATGGCGGCCGACGGGCTCACCCCGCCGCCCCGGACCTTCACCGCGATCCGGGCCGCCGTCGACATCGACCTGCGCGTGATGCTGCGACTGGCGGACGGGTTCGCCGCGGGCGATGCCGACCGTCTGGTGGAGGTGGCCGGGGAGCTGCGGGCGGCCGGGGCCGACCAGTTCGTGTTCGGGTTCCTGGACGCGGAGAGCGGGGTGGACCTGGACGCCGTGGAGCGGGTGGTCGCCGCGCTGGACGGCTGCCGCTGGACCTTCCACCGGGCCATCGACCGGGCCGCGGACCGCGACGCCCTGCGCAAGCAGCTCGCCGACCTGCCCGGCCTCGACACCTACCTCACGGCCGGCGCCGCGGAGGGCGTGGACGAGGGGCTGCCCCGACTGCTCGCCGAGGCGGGACGGCGCGGCGAGCCGGGGTACGAGCAGACGCTCCTGGTCGGCGGTGGCCTGCGGCTCGACCACGTGCCCGACCTGCTGGCGGCGGGCATCGACGCCTTCCACATCGGCGGCGCCGCCCGGCCGGCCGGCTGGGACGGTGCGGTGTCGGAGGCGGCGGTGCGGTCCTGGCGCCGGGTGCTGGACGGGGCGGACTCCTCCGACTGACCGGGCGGACTCCTCCGACTGACCGGGCGGACTCCGCCGCCCGGGGGCCGGGCCGGCTCACTCGGTGGCGAGCAGGTGGGCGGGGGCGATCCGGGACAGCCCGCGGATCGGCACCGCCAGCGCCGCCGTCACCAGGGCGGTCGCCGCGAGCGTGGCGTCGGCCCCCTTCCGATCACCGGAGGTGCCCTAACCGCGGGGAAGGGCGCGCAAGCCCGGCCGGCTCAGGTCAGCTGCGGCGGCAGCGGGGCCGCATGGGTCACGATCAGGCCCGACACCGCCCGGGTCAGGGCCACGTACAGGCGGCGCAGGCCGGTGCGTTCGTCGGGTTCGCCGTCGACCACGGCCTGCGGCTCGTCGAGGACCACGTAGTCGTACTCCAGGCCCTTGGCCAGGGACGCCGGGACCAGGGTGAGGCGGGTCTCGGCGGTGGTCTCCTCGCCGGGGTTCAGGTAGGTGATCCCGGCCGCGGTGAGCGCTTCGGCCAGTGCGGGCACCCGCGCGTCCGCCGCGATCAGGCCCGTCGAGCCCTCGTTGCCCAGCAACTCCCCGCAGGCGGCGACCACTTCGGTGGTGTCCTCCGTGGTGCGGACCTGGAAGAACCCGGGGTTCTCGCGGACCGACGCCACCGGGGTGAGGCCCGGCGCGATGTGCGGGAGGAGCCGGGAGGCGTAGGTGATGACGTCCGTCGGGACGCGGAAACCCGCCGTCAGCTCCTCGATCACCCCGTCGGTCTTGCCGAGGTGGGCCAGCGCCTCGTCCCAGCTCCGCGTCGCCCACGGCGTGGTGCCCTGCGCCAGGTCGCCGAGGACGGTCGCCGAACCGGTGGTGCACCGGCGGCCGACCGCGCGGTACTGCATGGGGGAGAGGTCCTGCGCCTCGTCCAGGACGACATGGCCGAGCGAGTGAGTGCGCTGCACGAGGTCCGTCGCCTCGTCGATCAGCACCGCGTCCGCGGCCGACCACCTGGCCGCCTTGACGCTGCGCACCGGCTTCGCCCACAGGATCGTCTTCTGTTCGTCCTCGTCGAGGATCCCGGCGGCGTGCTCCGCGAGGAAGTCCGCGTCCGTGAGCAGGCGCAGCACGAGTTTCGCCGGGTCGACCGGCGGCCAGACCTGTTTGACGGCCGCCTTCACCGCCGCGTTGCGCGCCACCGAGTCCTGCACGCGGTCGTCGGGCGCCTCTCCCGAGCGCTCCATCTGGACCAGCACGGCGTGCGCGATGCGCTGCGGCAGGGCCTCGCGCGCGGCGCCGTATCGGATGTCCCGGTCCAGCAACTCGCGGACGATGTCCGCCAGGTCGTACGCCGGGACCCGCCAGCGCCGGGAGCCGCGCACCACCACGACCGGTTCGGTGGGCGTCGTGACGTGCGCGTAGACGGCCCGGCGCAGGACCTCCGCCATCCGGGCGTCGCCCTTGACGACCGCGGCGGGGGCGTCGTCGGTGCCGCGGACGTCGACGTCACGGGCCACCAGGTCGTCCACCGTCGCCTGCTGCACGGTCAGCTCGCCCAGCGCGGGCAGCACCTGCTCGATGTAGTGCAGGAAGGAGCGGTTCGGCCCGATGACCAGGGTGCCCGTGCGGGCCAGCCGCTCCCGGTGGGCGTAGAGGAGGTACGCGACCCGGTGCAGGCCGACGGCGGTCTTCCCGGTCCCCGGGCCACCCTGCACGCACACCGTCCCGCCGAGCCCGCTGCGCACGATCTCGTCCTGCTCGGGCTGGATGGTCGCCACGATGTCGCGCATCGGGCCGACGCGCGGGCGCTCGATCTCCTGCTGGAGCAGCTTGCTGGTGCGGGCGGCCTCGGCGGGGTCGGAGAGGTGCTCGTCCTCGTACGCCGTGATGTCACCGCGGGTGTACCCGAAACGGCGGCGCAGCGCGACGTCCATCGGGTCCTTCTTGGAGGCCCGGTAGAACGGCTGGGAGACCGGCGCCCGCCAGTCGATCACCATCGGGTCGCCGTCGTGGTCGTGCACGTGCCGGCGCCCGATGTAGAAACGCTCGCCGTACGCGCCTTCCGCCTGGTCGGCGCCGGGGGCGTGCAGGTAGTCGAGGCGGCCGAAGAACAGCGGGGTGTCGCTGAGGTCGGCCAGCGCCTTGATGCGCTCCTCCATCTGGCGGGCGAGGACCTCGGCGTTGACCCAGTTCGCGGTGACGTCGCTGATGTCCAGCGACTCGACGTCCTCGCGCATGGCGCGCAGGGCGGCGCGGGACTCGGCGAGGTGC
Coding sequences within:
- a CDS encoding maleylpyruvate isomerase family mycothiol-dependent enzyme, which encodes MTAADDTRDPLLPGRLLTVERDALIPLLRSRPDADFALPTTACPGWTVRDVLAHCSSALIRVVESRFGPGVFSPESNARDIAERADWSNARVLDELERGMTEAGDVIAERADGRLDPVAFGEWVHAGDVRDTLGEPGAYTGAGLPHALSLLTRVTRARGHLRLQADLDDVDDPLHLGETSGSRTPARFMGDAATLVRLYTGRSPDGTPYELMGAEAAELNLYG
- a CDS encoding copper homeostasis protein CutC; the protein is MSTRAVLEVIALDAEDAVAAQAGGADRLELVTDMAADGLTPPPRTFTAIRAAVDIDLRVMLRLADGFAAGDADRLVEVAGELRAAGADQFVFGFLDAESGVDLDAVERVVAALDGCRWTFHRAIDRAADRDALRKQLADLPGLDTYLTAGAAEGVDEGLPRLLAEAGRRGEPGYEQTLLVGGGLRLDHVPDLLAAGIDAFHIGGAARPAGWDGAVSEAAVRSWRRVLDGADSSD
- a CDS encoding UvrD-helicase domain-containing protein, with the protein product MSTPAHDPLADALSDPDPLSRERSHLAESRAALRAMREDVESLDISDVTANWVNAEVLARQMEERIKALADLSDTPLFFGRLDYLHAPGADQAEGAYGERFYIGRRHVHDHDGDPMVIDWRAPVSQPFYRASKKDPMDVALRRRFGYTRGDITAYEDEHLSDPAEAARTSKLLQQEIERPRVGPMRDIVATIQPEQDEIVRSGLGGTVCVQGGPGTGKTAVGLHRVAYLLYAHRERLARTGTLVIGPNRSFLHYIEQVLPALGELTVQQATVDDLVARDVDVRGTDDAPAAVVKGDARMAEVLRRAVYAHVTTPTEPVVVVRGSRRWRVPAYDLADIVRELLDRDIRYGAAREALPQRIAHAVLVQMERSGEAPDDRVQDSVARNAAVKAAVKQVWPPVDPAKLVLRLLTDADFLAEHAAGILDEDEQKTILWAKPVRSVKAARWSAADAVLIDEATDLVQRTHSLGHVVLDEAQDLSPMQYRAVGRRCTTGSATVLGDLAQGTTPWATRSWDEALAHLGKTDGVIEELTAGFRVPTDVITYASRLLPHIAPGLTPVASVRENPGFFQVRTTEDTTEVVAACGELLGNEGSTGLIAADARVPALAEALTAAGITYLNPGEETTAETRLTLVPASLAKGLEYDYVVLDEPQAVVDGEPDERTGLRRLYVALTRAVSGLIVTHAAPLPPQLT